One part of the Diceros bicornis minor isolate mBicDic1 unplaced genomic scaffold, mDicBic1.mat.cur scaffold_55_ctg1, whole genome shotgun sequence genome encodes these proteins:
- the LOC131403173 gene encoding mucin-16-like, producing the protein MTALATAPEPATTSLHTSSSPVPPEATTALGHNLKSLTVTFPISTLKYSSDRSNGSATFNSTERVLQSLLDPCSRRAAWASSP; encoded by the exons atgacagccctcgccacagctcccgagccggccaccacgtccctgcatacttcatcatcacctgtgccaccagaagccaccacag ctttggggcacaacctgaagtccctcacagtcaccttccccatctccaccctcaagtattcatcagacaggagcaacggctcagccacgttcaactccactgagagggtcctgcagagcctg ctggatccttgttcaagaagagcagcctgggcctcttctccttga